One part of the Arabidopsis thaliana chromosome 1 sequence genome encodes these proteins:
- a CDS encoding Transmembrane Fragile-X-F-associated protein codes for MLVQRRVMSWRRVWKSFQAASAHCLLFSFTLLLALKLDHVVSHSWWFVFAPLWLFHAVIARGRFSLPAPSMPHDRHWAPFHSVMATPLLVAFEILLCVHLEDKYVVDLKIVFLPLLAFEVAILIDNVRMCRTLMPGDEETMSDEAIWETLPVIKARQHFWVSISMVFFIAATTFTLLKLCGDVAALGWWDLFINFGIAECFAFLVCTKWSNQSIHRYSHIPEPSSSSMVVRYLDWNRGLVVTADDEHQQSNRICGLQDIGGHVMKIPFVTFQIILFMRLEGTPASAKNIPILVLFVPLFLLQGAGVLFAMYRLVEKSVLLINSGSGSYGRYFTATSSAREFLGFFQHGARLLGWWSIDEGSREEQARLYSGEATGYNTFSPEVVKKMPKSDLVEEIWRLQAALSEQTDITSYSQQEYERLQNEKILCRVCFEDPINVVLLPCRHHVLCSTCCEKCKKCPICRVLIEERMPVYDV; via the exons ATGTTGGTACAGAGAAGAGTAATGAGTTGGAGAAGAGTCTGGAAGTCGTTTCAAGCGGCTTCTGCGCATTGTTTACTCTTCTCCTTCACGCTTCTTCTCGCTTTGAAGCTTGATCATGTTGTTTCTCATTCATGGTg GTTTGTATTTGCACCCTTGTGGTTGTTTCATGCTGTGATTGCTCGTGGTAGATTTTCATTGCCTGCTCCATCAATGCCTCATGATCGACAT TGGGCTCCTTTTCACTCGGTTATGGCAACACCACTTCTTGTTGCTTTTGAGATCCTTCTCTGTGTACATCTTGAAGATAAATATG TTGTTGACTTAAAGATTGTCTTTCTACCGTTGCTTGCATTTGAGGTAGCAATTTTGATAGATAATGTCAG AATGTGCAGGACGCTCATGCctggagatgaagaaactaTGAGTGATGAAGCCATATGGGAAACACTTCCTGTAATCAAAGCTCGACAA CATTTCTGGGTTTCCATATCTATGGTTTTCTTCATTGCCGCAACAACCTTCACTCTTCTTAAATTATGTG GTGACGTAGCTGCGTTGGGATGGTGGGACTTATTTATAAACTTCGG AATAGCAGAGTGCTTTGCGTTTCTTGTCTGTACAAAGTGGAGCAATCAGTCAATTCATAGGTATTCACATATACCGGAACCTAGCTCATCTTCAATGGTAGTAAGATATCTGGATTGGAACAGAGGTCTAGTAGTAACCGCTGACGACGAGCATCAGCAAAGCAACAGAATATGTGGTCTCCAAGATATTGGTGGACATGTTATGAAAATTCCATTTGTGACCTTTCAAATCATCCTTTTCATGCGCTTAGAG GGAACGCCAGCTTCTGCCAAAAACATTCCGATTTTAGTTCTGTTTGTACCTCTTTTTCTGTTACAAGGAGCTGGGGTACTTTTTGCTATGTATAGATTGGTTGAGAAATCAGTCTTATTAATAAATAGTGGTAGTGGTTCTTATGGAAGATATTTTACCGCAACATCATCAGCTCGTGAATTCCTGGGATTCTTTCAACATGGTGCAAG ATTACTTGGCTGGTGGTCTATCGATGAAGGAAGTCGGGAAGAACAAGCAAGGCTCTACTCTGGAGAAGCTACTGG ATACAACACCTTCTCACCAGAGGTTGTGAAGAAAATGCCAAAGTCTGATCTTGTTGAAGAG ATATGGAGACTTCAAGCTGCATTGAGTGAGCAAACAGATATCACCAGTTATAGCCAGCAAGAGTACGAAAGGCTTCAAAAC GAGAAGATTCTTTGTAGAGTTTGCTTTGAAGATCCGATCAACGTGGTTCTACTCCCATGTAGACATCACGTCCTCTGCAG TACATGCTGCGAGAAATGCAAGAAATGTCCGATTTGTCGTGTCCTGATCGAGGAGCGTATGCCTGTATACGATGTGTAG
- a CDS encoding Transmembrane Fragile-X-F-associated protein, protein MCCFVCFYRFVFAPLWLFHAVIARGRFSLPAPSMPHDRHWAPFHSVMATPLLVAFEILLCVHLEDKYVVDLKIVFLPLLAFEVAILIDNVRMCRTLMPGDEETMSDEAIWETLPHFWVSISMVFFIAATTFTLLKLCGDVAALGWWDLFINFGIAECFAFLVCTKWSNQSIHRYSHIPEPSSSSMVVRYLDWNRGLVVTADDEHQQSNRICGLQDIGGHVMKIPFVTFQIILFMRLEGTPASAKNIPILVLFVPLFLLQGAGVLFAMYRLVEKSVLLINSGSGSYGRYFTATSSAREFLGFFQHGARLLGWWSIDEGSREEQARLYSGEATGYNTFSPEVVKKMPKSDLVEEIWRLQAALSEQTDITSYSQQEYERLQNEKILCRVCFEDPINVVLLPCRHHVLCSTCCEKCKKCPICRVLIEERMPVYDV, encoded by the exons ATGTGTTGTTTTGTCTGTTTTTACAGGTTTGTATTTGCACCCTTGTGGTTGTTTCATGCTGTGATTGCTCGTGGTAGATTTTCATTGCCTGCTCCATCAATGCCTCATGATCGACAT TGGGCTCCTTTTCACTCGGTTATGGCAACACCACTTCTTGTTGCTTTTGAGATCCTTCTCTGTGTACATCTTGAAGATAAATATG TTGTTGACTTAAAGATTGTCTTTCTACCGTTGCTTGCATTTGAGGTAGCAATTTTGATAGATAATGTCAG AATGTGCAGGACGCTCATGCctggagatgaagaaactaTGAGTGATGAAGCCATATGGGAAACACTTCCT CATTTCTGGGTTTCCATATCTATGGTTTTCTTCATTGCCGCAACAACCTTCACTCTTCTTAAATTATGTG GTGACGTAGCTGCGTTGGGATGGTGGGACTTATTTATAAACTTCGG AATAGCAGAGTGCTTTGCGTTTCTTGTCTGTACAAAGTGGAGCAATCAGTCAATTCATAGGTATTCACATATACCGGAACCTAGCTCATCTTCAATGGTAGTAAGATATCTGGATTGGAACAGAGGTCTAGTAGTAACCGCTGACGACGAGCATCAGCAAAGCAACAGAATATGTGGTCTCCAAGATATTGGTGGACATGTTATGAAAATTCCATTTGTGACCTTTCAAATCATCCTTTTCATGCGCTTAGAG GGAACGCCAGCTTCTGCCAAAAACATTCCGATTTTAGTTCTGTTTGTACCTCTTTTTCTGTTACAAGGAGCTGGGGTACTTTTTGCTATGTATAGATTGGTTGAGAAATCAGTCTTATTAATAAATAGTGGTAGTGGTTCTTATGGAAGATATTTTACCGCAACATCATCAGCTCGTGAATTCCTGGGATTCTTTCAACATGGTGCAAG ATTACTTGGCTGGTGGTCTATCGATGAAGGAAGTCGGGAAGAACAAGCAAGGCTCTACTCTGGAGAAGCTACTGG ATACAACACCTTCTCACCAGAGGTTGTGAAGAAAATGCCAAAGTCTGATCTTGTTGAAGAG ATATGGAGACTTCAAGCTGCATTGAGTGAGCAAACAGATATCACCAGTTATAGCCAGCAAGAGTACGAAAGGCTTCAAAAC GAGAAGATTCTTTGTAGAGTTTGCTTTGAAGATCCGATCAACGTGGTTCTACTCCCATGTAGACATCACGTCCTCTGCAG TACATGCTGCGAGAAATGCAAGAAATGTCCGATTTGTCGTGTCCTGATCGAGGAGCGTATGCCTGTATACGATGTGTAG
- a CDS encoding Transmembrane Fragile-X-F-associated protein: MCCFVCFYRFVFAPLWLFHAVIARGRFSLPAPSMPHDRHWAPFHSVMATPLLVAFEILLCVHLEDKYVVDLKIVFLPLLAFEVAILIDNVRMCRTLMPGDEETMSDEAIWETLPVIKARQHFWVSISMVFFIAATTFTLLKLCGDVAALGWWDLFINFGIAECFAFLVCTKWSNQSIHRYSHIPEPSSSSMVVRYLDWNRGLVVTADDEHQQSNRICGLQDIGGHVMKIPFVTFQIILFMRLEGTPASAKNIPILVLFVPLFLLQGAGVLFAMYRLVEKSVLLINSGSGSYGRYFTATSSAREFLGFFQHGARLLGWWSIDEGSREEQARLYSGEATGYNTFSPEVVKKMPKSDLVEEIWRLQAALSEQTDITSYSQQEYERLQNEKILCRVCFEDPINVVLLPCRHHVLCSTCCEKCKKCPICRVLIEERMPVYDV, from the exons ATGTGTTGTTTTGTCTGTTTTTACAGGTTTGTATTTGCACCCTTGTGGTTGTTTCATGCTGTGATTGCTCGTGGTAGATTTTCATTGCCTGCTCCATCAATGCCTCATGATCGACAT TGGGCTCCTTTTCACTCGGTTATGGCAACACCACTTCTTGTTGCTTTTGAGATCCTTCTCTGTGTACATCTTGAAGATAAATATG TTGTTGACTTAAAGATTGTCTTTCTACCGTTGCTTGCATTTGAGGTAGCAATTTTGATAGATAATGTCAG AATGTGCAGGACGCTCATGCctggagatgaagaaactaTGAGTGATGAAGCCATATGGGAAACACTTCCTGTAATCAAAGCTCGACAA CATTTCTGGGTTTCCATATCTATGGTTTTCTTCATTGCCGCAACAACCTTCACTCTTCTTAAATTATGTG GTGACGTAGCTGCGTTGGGATGGTGGGACTTATTTATAAACTTCGG AATAGCAGAGTGCTTTGCGTTTCTTGTCTGTACAAAGTGGAGCAATCAGTCAATTCATAGGTATTCACATATACCGGAACCTAGCTCATCTTCAATGGTAGTAAGATATCTGGATTGGAACAGAGGTCTAGTAGTAACCGCTGACGACGAGCATCAGCAAAGCAACAGAATATGTGGTCTCCAAGATATTGGTGGACATGTTATGAAAATTCCATTTGTGACCTTTCAAATCATCCTTTTCATGCGCTTAGAG GGAACGCCAGCTTCTGCCAAAAACATTCCGATTTTAGTTCTGTTTGTACCTCTTTTTCTGTTACAAGGAGCTGGGGTACTTTTTGCTATGTATAGATTGGTTGAGAAATCAGTCTTATTAATAAATAGTGGTAGTGGTTCTTATGGAAGATATTTTACCGCAACATCATCAGCTCGTGAATTCCTGGGATTCTTTCAACATGGTGCAAG ATTACTTGGCTGGTGGTCTATCGATGAAGGAAGTCGGGAAGAACAAGCAAGGCTCTACTCTGGAGAAGCTACTGG ATACAACACCTTCTCACCAGAGGTTGTGAAGAAAATGCCAAAGTCTGATCTTGTTGAAGAG ATATGGAGACTTCAAGCTGCATTGAGTGAGCAAACAGATATCACCAGTTATAGCCAGCAAGAGTACGAAAGGCTTCAAAAC GAGAAGATTCTTTGTAGAGTTTGCTTTGAAGATCCGATCAACGTGGTTCTACTCCCATGTAGACATCACGTCCTCTGCAG TACATGCTGCGAGAAATGCAAGAAATGTCCGATTTGTCGTGTCCTGATCGAGGAGCGTATGCCTGTATACGATGTGTAG
- the RTFL15 gene encoding ROTUNDIFOLIA like 15 (ROTUNDIFOLIA like 15 (RTFL15); INVOLVED IN: shoot development; EXPRESSED IN: stem, root, flower, leaf; CONTAINS InterPro DOMAIN/s: DVL (InterPro:IPR012552); BEST Arabidopsis thaliana protein match is: ROTUNDIFOLIA like 17 (TAIR:AT1G13245.1); Has 101 Blast hits to 101 proteins in 11 species: Archae - 0; Bacteria - 0; Metazoa - 0; Fungi - 0; Plants - 101; Viruses - 0; Other Eukaryotes - 0 (source: NCBI BLink).) — MKTTGSSVGGTKRKMWSRGVGGVVREQKAKLYIIRRCVVMLLCWHD, encoded by the coding sequence ATGAAGACGACCGGTTCGAGTGTAGGAGGAACAAAGAGGAAGATGTGGAGCCGTGGAGTGGGAGGAGTGGTTAGAGAGCAAAAGGCTAAGCTTTACATCATAAGGAGGTGTGTTGTCATGCTTCTTTGTTGGCATGactaa